In one Mycobacteroides chelonae genomic region, the following are encoded:
- a CDS encoding MarR family winged helix-turn-helix transcriptional regulator translates to MTEFPPEDHPRPAGLFGPLFEILLRRMHVEVAAVLGEHELRLLHIGVLNVLDAAGKQSQADLADALRVDKTTMVGLLNDLEAVGFIERQRSPEDRRRHDVVMTPLGKRRYAEIVDGLRGAEARVLSALSATQRCELFVLLEKAFLAESGDAAADGD, encoded by the coding sequence ATGACCGAGTTCCCGCCGGAGGATCACCCCAGGCCAGCGGGGTTGTTTGGACCACTGTTCGAGATTCTTCTGCGTCGCATGCATGTCGAAGTGGCTGCCGTACTGGGTGAGCACGAACTGCGACTCCTGCATATCGGCGTGCTCAACGTCTTGGATGCGGCCGGCAAGCAGTCGCAGGCGGACCTCGCCGACGCCTTGCGGGTAGACAAGACCACGATGGTTGGGCTTTTGAACGATCTGGAAGCTGTTGGCTTCATCGAGCGGCAGCGGTCCCCGGAGGATCGCCGCCGCCACGATGTGGTGATGACTCCGCTCGGAAAGCGCCGGTACGCCGAGATAGTCGACGGGCTCAGGGGAGCAGAGGCCCGGGTGCTCTCCGCCTTGAGTGCCACACAGCGATGTGAACTTTTCGTGTTGCTCGAAAAGGCATTCCTGGCGGAGTCCGGGGATGCCGCGGCCGACGGCGATTGA
- a CDS encoding DUF3558 family protein: protein MATSRCVRPAVAAVSAALLVSCSHSGIQPSASTTSAVTTTTSAAATNAKGRPTVTFDPCTQIPAGVIAQQKLDRRPPKPNRSSDGDIENNTCGYLAQKDYGVTVAASNYTLDMDKKAYPDSTELEINGRRARSFHLFEGNTDTCAIDVEAPFGVYGVKIDSTSSKFGEFPDCLAAARAHLDAFLPYLRA from the coding sequence ATGGCCACTAGCCGATGCGTGCGGCCGGCCGTCGCGGCGGTGTCGGCCGCCTTGCTCGTCTCGTGCAGCCACTCGGGTATTCAGCCCAGCGCAAGCACCACGAGCGCCGTAACCACCACAACGTCCGCCGCTGCTACCAACGCTAAGGGTCGCCCCACGGTCACATTCGATCCGTGCACACAGATCCCGGCGGGTGTCATCGCACAGCAGAAACTAGATCGACGCCCGCCTAAGCCGAATCGCTCAAGCGACGGGGACATCGAGAACAACACCTGTGGTTACCTGGCGCAGAAAGACTACGGAGTGACGGTCGCCGCCTCGAACTACACACTCGACATGGACAAGAAGGCATACCCCGATTCGACGGAACTCGAAATCAACGGTCGGCGGGCGCGGAGCTTCCACCTGTTCGAGGGAAACACCGATACATGTGCCATCGACGTCGAGGCGCCTTTCGGTGTCTACGGGGTCAAGATCGACAGCACCTCTAGCAAGTTCGGTGAGTTCCCCGACTGCTTGGCCGCAGCACGTGCGCATCTGGATGCTTTCCTGCCCTATCTCCGTGCGTAG
- the treA gene encoding alpha,alpha-trehalase TreA: MTNPKSAPLLRKTLAIVTACMTITSCVSQTESDHRADTQPARPTANTALPQPPNQLYGDLFVAVQSAQLYPDQKTFVDSTLDTDPASIVQLYRQQRAEPGFSLKAFTEQHFTPPAAEHITPPPNQTLREHIDWLWPRLTRASVTVPPNSSLIALPKPYVVPGGRFQEGYYWDTYSTMLGLQVSGREDLVDDMLDNFAHLINTIGHVPNGNRTYYASRSQPPFFANMVDLAAQAEGDGIYRKYLPALRKEHEYWMQGEHETPPGTAARHVVTMPDGTVLNRYWDASDTRRDESYLEDTKTAEEAPGRPANEVWRDLRAGAESGWDYSSRWLGDGKTLASIRTTAIVPIDLNSLMFQLETTIAKGCTITGDASCTADFSTRAQQRASAVNRYLWNEHGYYGDYDWQLRQPRDAITAASLYPLFTGVASPERAKMTAIATRNTLLQPGGLLTTTTTTGQQWDAPNGWAPLQWIAVDGLRRYGEPALAKEIGVRFLDTVKHVYSTEDKLVEKYVVEGGSARVGGGGEYPLQDGFGWTNGVTLKLLDLYGM, from the coding sequence TTGACTAACCCGAAATCTGCACCACTGCTTCGCAAAACCCTTGCAATAGTCACCGCCTGCATGACCATCACGAGCTGTGTCTCGCAGACAGAAAGCGACCACCGGGCCGATACACAGCCGGCGCGGCCGACCGCGAATACGGCGCTGCCGCAGCCACCAAACCAACTCTATGGCGATCTCTTCGTTGCGGTGCAGAGCGCACAGCTTTACCCCGATCAAAAGACTTTTGTCGATTCAACGTTAGATACGGACCCGGCCTCAATCGTTCAGCTATACCGGCAACAAAGAGCAGAACCGGGTTTTTCCCTCAAGGCGTTCACCGAACAGCACTTCACACCACCTGCCGCTGAGCACATCACGCCACCGCCAAACCAGACACTGCGCGAACACATCGACTGGCTGTGGCCCAGGCTCACACGAGCGAGCGTCACTGTGCCGCCGAACAGTTCGTTGATCGCGCTACCCAAACCGTATGTAGTGCCGGGCGGACGGTTCCAGGAGGGCTATTACTGGGACACGTACTCCACCATGCTCGGCCTGCAGGTGTCCGGACGTGAGGACCTCGTCGATGACATGCTCGACAACTTCGCGCACCTCATCAACACGATAGGTCATGTGCCAAACGGCAATCGCACGTATTACGCGAGCCGCTCCCAACCGCCCTTCTTCGCGAACATGGTGGACCTCGCCGCGCAGGCGGAAGGCGATGGCATTTATCGAAAGTACCTGCCAGCGCTGCGCAAAGAGCACGAGTACTGGATGCAGGGCGAGCACGAAACTCCGCCAGGCACCGCGGCACGCCATGTGGTTACCATGCCCGACGGCACGGTCCTCAACCGCTACTGGGACGCCAGCGACACCAGACGTGATGAGTCATATCTCGAAGACACCAAGACCGCCGAGGAAGCACCTGGCCGTCCTGCAAACGAAGTATGGCGCGACCTACGGGCCGGCGCCGAGAGCGGCTGGGACTACAGCTCACGCTGGCTCGGCGATGGCAAGACGCTCGCGAGCATCCGAACTACCGCGATCGTGCCAATCGACCTGAACAGCTTGATGTTCCAACTTGAGACAACAATCGCCAAAGGCTGCACCATCACGGGCGATGCCTCGTGCACTGCCGACTTCTCGACTCGCGCCCAGCAGCGCGCCAGTGCAGTCAACCGCTACCTTTGGAACGAACACGGTTACTACGGCGACTACGACTGGCAGCTGCGTCAGCCCCGTGATGCGATCACCGCGGCCTCCCTATATCCGTTGTTCACCGGCGTTGCGTCACCCGAGCGCGCCAAGATGACAGCCATCGCAACGCGCAACACGCTGCTGCAACCCGGCGGTCTGCTAACGACCACCACGACCACCGGCCAACAGTGGGACGCACCCAACGGTTGGGCGCCGCTGCAATGGATCGCGGTCGATGGCTTGCGCCGCTATGGAGAGCCCGCGCTTGCCAAAGAAATCGGCGTCCGCTTCCTCGACACCGTGAAACACGTCTATTCCACAGAAGATAAGCTGGTCGAGAAGTACGTGGTCGAGGGCGGCAGCGCGCGGGTTGGAGGCGGCGGCGAGTACCCGCTGCAAGACGGCTTCGGCTGGACCAATGGCGTCACACTGAAACTGCTTGACCTCTACGGCATGTGA
- a CDS encoding MspA family porin: MDGSKRSGWFAGATVVAIGCALAMPASSWAAPAEMAPQSSQRTTFDGWNLTVALSGEVINAAPNLAGAQNSREAFMTLSAQANIGGNGSNPVTAANFVAGYQVGCQIDVSQGLQIGGTGQLTGSVGATVSGQPGVQVGGSGAIGGFVQTDLQPGVITTVAMGTMPVTAGVGRLDMQDVHLKVDACGGPVTVRSYATFAVASAVQQTQLSVYGDPYVLN, encoded by the coding sequence ATGGATGGATCGAAGCGCTCCGGTTGGTTCGCCGGAGCGACTGTGGTGGCCATCGGGTGCGCCCTAGCGATGCCGGCATCCAGCTGGGCCGCCCCCGCCGAGATGGCTCCGCAATCCAGCCAACGCACGACCTTCGATGGCTGGAATCTGACCGTTGCCCTCTCGGGCGAGGTGATCAATGCGGCCCCAAACCTGGCCGGCGCACAGAACTCGCGCGAGGCGTTCATGACGCTGTCCGCGCAGGCGAACATCGGTGGTAACGGCAGCAATCCCGTCACCGCGGCCAATTTCGTCGCGGGCTACCAAGTCGGCTGCCAGATCGACGTGTCGCAGGGCCTTCAGATTGGCGGCACCGGGCAGTTGACGGGGTCGGTCGGGGCGACCGTCAGCGGCCAGCCGGGAGTACAGGTAGGCGGCAGCGGGGCGATCGGCGGCTTCGTACAAACCGACCTGCAACCGGGCGTGATCACCACCGTCGCGATGGGCACCATGCCGGTGACGGCAGGCGTAGGGCGACTAGATATGCAAGACGTCCACTTGAAGGTGGATGCCTGCGGCGGCCCGGTGACTGTGCGCTCCTACGCGACATTCGCGGTCGCCAGCGCGGTTCAACAAACACAACTGTCCGTGTATGGCGACCCCTACGTCCTGAACTAG
- a CDS encoding P1 family peptidase: MGNTRSIGIPRVGVGHWTNGAAETGCTVISLPPGTCASCEVRGGAPASRELAALAPDKSVVAIDAVVLTGGSAFGLAAADGAMRFFEESGRGVPFVPPTLAPVTLF; this comes from the coding sequence ATGGGAAACACACGAAGTATCGGCATCCCTCGGGTAGGTGTGGGGCACTGGACCAACGGGGCGGCCGAGACCGGCTGTACCGTCATATCTCTGCCGCCGGGCACATGCGCGTCCTGTGAGGTGCGCGGCGGTGCGCCAGCCTCCCGCGAGCTGGCCGCGTTGGCTCCGGACAAGTCGGTCGTCGCGATCGATGCGGTGGTACTGACTGGTGGTTCCGCCTTCGGACTCGCGGCCGCCGACGGCGCCATGCGATTCTTCGAGGAGTCGGGTAGGGGAGTGCCGTTCGTGCCGCCCACCCTTGCGCCGGTTACGTTATTTTAG
- a CDS encoding DUF3375 family protein codes for MKPIAELIVDHNTLVNVTRKHAAVTLLRLEHPEVLVTVLDNTFAPDREAIPADEFEGDVETVLRTLHQAGIATPRTREVDGGSASVQALCRSWVDGGWLWKTPDGEAGTPVYSRTAETHESLEWLRQLTTARRDTGARQVGVLIEQMEDMAAKVSGDRDRQLARIRAEIAALEERELRILEGEEAGITLDDFQHWYDNIRALQRRIRLGIVYAAQQLPKERRKFLDEIAADEMDGITHIHAYDEAWRRVLDNSQGRAAREASDILSDAELRLKFGRNTDAIINSEQAEVLLANEIRELRDYPVGLYNQFAPLLTVFTDNLEDAADAFRRRTESLARGGWTDALRRAWKALRDNDSRTLPIDALPEPVNADIGAAPASPIVRAVAEDTPPLDNGDVSDAAPMNLDYLARWGEPHPREIEAHISRALTDADDGVTISLADVWADAPHNLRRWVELFPYFTYATRHGDDGSIHEHAGRRVTIETTGPEGEVIACEVPAISFIKLTDIRQ; via the coding sequence ATGAAACCGATTGCCGAGTTGATCGTCGATCACAACACGCTTGTGAACGTCACCCGCAAACACGCGGCAGTCACCCTGCTCCGACTAGAGCACCCCGAAGTGCTCGTCACGGTGCTCGACAACACCTTCGCGCCCGACCGTGAAGCAATCCCCGCGGACGAGTTCGAGGGGGATGTTGAAACAGTCCTCCGGACACTGCACCAGGCAGGAATCGCAACACCACGCACCCGTGAAGTCGATGGCGGCAGCGCTTCCGTACAAGCTCTGTGTCGAAGCTGGGTGGACGGTGGTTGGCTATGGAAGACGCCTGATGGCGAAGCCGGAACACCCGTCTATAGCCGCACGGCAGAAACCCACGAATCCCTTGAATGGCTTCGACAGCTCACCACCGCACGCCGCGACACCGGCGCCCGTCAGGTCGGCGTCCTCATCGAACAGATGGAAGATATGGCCGCCAAGGTCAGCGGCGACCGCGACCGCCAACTGGCCCGCATCCGCGCTGAAATCGCCGCACTCGAAGAACGCGAACTACGCATCCTCGAAGGCGAAGAAGCGGGTATCACCCTCGACGACTTCCAACACTGGTACGACAACATTCGCGCCCTCCAACGCCGCATCAGACTCGGAATAGTGTATGCGGCGCAGCAACTTCCGAAAGAGCGCCGCAAGTTCCTCGACGAAATCGCCGCCGACGAGATGGACGGCATCACCCACATCCACGCCTACGACGAGGCATGGCGCAGGGTGCTCGACAACTCGCAAGGCCGCGCCGCCCGCGAGGCCAGCGACATCCTCTCCGATGCCGAACTGAGATTGAAGTTCGGACGCAACACCGACGCCATCATCAATAGCGAGCAAGCCGAAGTGCTACTCGCCAACGAAATCCGTGAATTGCGCGACTACCCCGTCGGGCTCTACAACCAGTTCGCTCCGCTCCTAACCGTATTTACCGACAACCTCGAAGACGCAGCAGACGCATTCCGGCGTCGGACAGAATCCCTCGCCCGCGGCGGTTGGACCGACGCACTGCGGCGCGCCTGGAAAGCGCTCCGCGACAACGACAGTCGCACACTGCCTATCGATGCTCTGCCCGAACCTGTAAACGCAGACATTGGTGCCGCACCTGCCTCACCAATCGTCCGCGCGGTCGCCGAAGACACCCCGCCATTGGACAACGGCGACGTATCCGACGCCGCACCAATGAATTTGGATTATCTCGCCCGCTGGGGCGAACCGCATCCACGCGAAATTGAAGCCCATATCAGCCGCGCCCTGACGGATGCAGATGACGGAGTAACAATCTCATTGGCGGACGTCTGGGCCGATGCACCGCACAATCTTCGCCGCTGGGTTGAGCTATTCCCATACTTCACCTACGCCACCCGACACGGCGACGACGGTTCAATCCACGAACACGCCGGTAGGCGAGTAACTATCGAAACCACCGGACCAGAAGGAGAAGTGATCGCCTGCGAAGTGCCGGCCATCTCCTTCATCAAACTCACGGATATACGACAATGA
- a CDS encoding N-acetylmuramoyl-L-alanine amidase-like domain-containing protein, translating to MRRISERRGYRMFALLALICALCAPPVAAADTVQISPANERRLQELLAERNRIGADYPGQLSAAVSALFLHVPYGANTLIGSASVPEQLVVELTHVDCFTYADYVEALKRSSNRADFIAQLTQIRYRGGEISFTQRRHFFTDWAADAPINATDVTASLGAAAEQVAKILNLKDSGGNYLPGLPTRPRTVTYIPSARVSDGVIANLHDGDYLGAYATAGGLDVTHVGIFLHTSNGPVLRNASSLRANNQIVDTPLGEYLGTVPGIVVLRPI from the coding sequence ATGCGACGAATTTCAGAACGACGCGGTTACCGCATGTTCGCATTGCTCGCACTGATCTGTGCGTTGTGCGCCCCGCCTGTGGCCGCGGCTGACACTGTGCAGATCAGCCCGGCGAATGAACGTCGGCTCCAAGAGCTACTGGCAGAGCGAAACCGTATTGGAGCCGATTACCCGGGGCAGCTGAGTGCCGCGGTGTCGGCACTCTTTCTGCACGTGCCCTACGGTGCCAACACCTTGATTGGATCCGCTTCGGTCCCCGAGCAGTTGGTCGTTGAACTCACGCACGTGGACTGCTTCACGTACGCCGACTATGTCGAAGCGTTGAAGCGGTCCAGTAATCGCGCCGATTTCATCGCTCAGCTGACACAGATCCGGTACCGCGGGGGTGAAATCAGCTTCACGCAACGCCGCCACTTCTTTACCGATTGGGCCGCAGACGCTCCCATCAATGCCACCGATGTGACGGCCAGCCTCGGGGCAGCCGCGGAACAGGTCGCCAAGATACTGAATTTGAAGGATTCCGGCGGAAACTACCTGCCCGGACTCCCGACGCGGCCGCGCACGGTTACCTACATACCGAGCGCCCGTGTTTCCGATGGCGTCATCGCGAATCTCCACGACGGTGACTACCTCGGCGCCTACGCGACGGCTGGCGGGCTCGATGTCACCCATGTAGGAATCTTCCTGCACACATCGAACGGGCCGGTGCTGCGCAACGCCTCGTCATTGCGTGCGAACAACCAAATCGTCGACACGCCGCTGGGGGAATATCTGGGCACGGTTCCGGGAATTGTCGTACTGCGACCGATTTGA
- a CDS encoding SIR2 family NAD-dependent protein deacylase, translating to MKQVEVPEELVAAAAKARTVAVLTGAGMSAESGLPTFRDAQTGLWSKYDPMTLATPEAWNEDPGLVWAWYQNRRIQLMAVQPNDGHRALAQWGSRRDVKIVTQNVDDLHERAGSAEVTHVHGSLLKSHCDTCRTGFDVSVAVPESERVAPPECDCGGKVRPSIVWFGEMLPEVEFGHAVAHAQNCELMLLIGTSGIVYPAAGLPQLALSRGATVIEINPQETDLSYRADLVWRATAATALPALVEALSL from the coding sequence ATGAAACAGGTAGAGGTACCCGAAGAGCTGGTCGCCGCCGCGGCGAAGGCGCGGACCGTCGCGGTGCTCACCGGCGCTGGCATGTCCGCCGAAAGCGGGCTGCCCACCTTTCGCGATGCGCAGACCGGACTGTGGTCGAAGTACGACCCGATGACATTGGCGACACCGGAAGCCTGGAACGAAGACCCTGGGCTGGTGTGGGCGTGGTATCAGAATCGGCGCATCCAGCTGATGGCGGTGCAGCCCAACGACGGCCACCGCGCGTTGGCGCAGTGGGGATCTCGCCGTGACGTCAAGATTGTCACCCAGAACGTGGATGACCTCCATGAACGTGCCGGCAGTGCAGAGGTCACCCATGTTCACGGCAGCCTGCTCAAATCGCATTGCGACACCTGCCGGACAGGATTTGACGTGAGTGTCGCCGTGCCCGAGTCCGAGCGGGTCGCACCGCCCGAGTGCGACTGCGGCGGAAAAGTCCGGCCGAGCATCGTGTGGTTCGGCGAGATGCTTCCCGAGGTCGAGTTCGGTCACGCCGTCGCGCATGCGCAGAACTGTGAATTGATGTTGCTCATCGGGACCTCCGGCATCGTGTATCCGGCGGCGGGACTGCCGCAGCTGGCACTGAGTCGTGGGGCGACGGTTATCGAGATCAACCCGCAGGAGACCGACCTGTCCTACCGTGCGGATCTCGTGTGGCGGGCCACCGCTGCCACTGCACTGCCGGCCCTGGTAGAGGCACTTTCGCTCTAG
- a CDS encoding alpha/beta hydrolase family protein, whose product MPQKRRLVYGDHPSQYVDILEPAAPALGLLFVIHGGFWREALGAELTAPIAEDLCAEGFLVANIEYRRVGGGGGWPQTFDDVTAAAEAARRANPDLTQSFVVGHSAGGHLALLALAAGSADFAVALAPVSDIDRALRENLGDGAAAEFLGAVGISPNEVASASPVRKLGHRRHHVLVHGVRDINIPVEHSQHYVSAARALETPADYFEFSELDHFDLIDPSSSAWYAAKQWIRCQLKPR is encoded by the coding sequence ATGCCACAAAAGAGGCGACTGGTCTACGGAGATCACCCGAGTCAATACGTCGACATTCTTGAGCCGGCCGCGCCTGCTCTGGGCCTGCTTTTTGTTATCCATGGCGGTTTCTGGCGAGAAGCGCTGGGTGCTGAACTCACCGCACCGATAGCCGAAGACCTGTGCGCCGAGGGCTTTCTCGTCGCGAATATCGAGTACCGCAGGGTCGGCGGTGGCGGAGGGTGGCCACAAACATTTGACGATGTCACCGCGGCGGCCGAAGCGGCCAGACGCGCCAATCCAGATCTCACGCAATCATTTGTGGTGGGACACTCCGCCGGCGGACATCTCGCTCTTCTTGCCCTTGCTGCCGGATCGGCCGACTTCGCCGTCGCGTTGGCTCCTGTTAGCGACATCGACCGCGCATTGCGGGAGAATCTCGGTGATGGTGCTGCGGCAGAATTTCTTGGGGCCGTGGGAATTTCGCCGAATGAGGTTGCGTCGGCATCGCCGGTTCGCAAGCTTGGGCACCGGCGGCATCATGTCCTCGTACATGGCGTGCGTGACATCAATATCCCCGTCGAACACTCCCAGCACTACGTCTCCGCTGCGAGAGCACTGGAGACTCCCGCTGACTATTTCGAATTCTCCGAACTGGACCACTTCGATCTGATCGACCCGTCCTCGTCGGCTTGGTATGCGGCCAAACAGTGGATTCGGTGTCAGCTGAAGCCGAGGTAA
- a CDS encoding WhiB family transcriptional regulator has translation MEDVRVAETTALSAGFAWQLLGACRNANHDLFYSDDDERPIERRLREQHARAVCRRCPVTTLCLTYALEIEEPHGMWGGMSEAERQKIRLRIAARKSAIG, from the coding sequence GTGGAAGATGTTCGGGTAGCCGAGACGACGGCTCTTAGCGCGGGGTTCGCATGGCAGCTACTGGGCGCGTGCCGAAACGCCAACCACGACCTGTTCTACTCCGATGACGACGAACGCCCCATTGAACGAAGACTCCGGGAACAGCACGCCAGAGCAGTGTGTCGACGCTGCCCCGTGACAACGCTCTGCCTTACCTACGCTCTGGAGATCGAAGAACCTCATGGGATGTGGGGTGGCATGTCCGAAGCCGAACGCCAAAAGATCCGGCTACGTATCGCCGCACGGAAGTCTGCGATCGGCTGA
- a CDS encoding STAS/SEC14 domain-containing protein, with product MIEKLTDMPEGVIGFRVSGRLAGDELREFTPVIEQSLASDELRIVEVIASDYEGFGSGGLAEDLKLGFGMLFQRHSAFKKIAVVTDKEWVAHTLHALSWMVPGEIAMFGLNELERAKAWAAH from the coding sequence ATGATCGAAAAATTGACTGATATGCCGGAGGGCGTCATTGGATTCCGGGTGTCCGGCAGGCTGGCCGGCGACGAACTACGCGAGTTCACACCAGTCATCGAACAATCACTGGCGTCAGATGAACTACGGATCGTTGAGGTCATCGCCAGCGACTACGAGGGTTTTGGCTCCGGCGGGCTGGCCGAAGATCTGAAGCTGGGCTTCGGGATGCTTTTCCAGCGCCATTCGGCCTTCAAAAAGATCGCCGTGGTGACTGACAAGGAATGGGTAGCGCACACGTTGCATGCGCTCTCATGGATGGTTCCCGGCGAGATCGCGATGTTCGGCCTGAACGAGCTGGAGCGCGCCAAAGCATGGGCTGCACACTGA
- a CDS encoding NlpC/P60 family protein — MTTCDGVEHWDAEGLKNVIGTMDGIHTSHVKLGDTLDGVQANLESWGGLTAEAWRAYHGKIRVDVDAQGHQAKAVADKLRPLYDEVLGIKSRFRYLKATIENNGHFGDDGQMVHWKLNNDGSIDTGGTTKSADEAFARQQLEDEMKELLHKADGVDREIADALAAITTPGGVPANGPHFGQPAPTPTQEPKPDDPRKPDPTIAAGALTPADQLPLPAKDGTLPSLTEANARHTGPENGKDFLHNNPRPSPLLAGLSANEWRQRLANFKPGDPLPDPRTPTGDKNIDTIAHAAGQQNTTYAWGGNRDKDGPSVGTLHGDPPPGTPGEDPLGGGAHKYQDNLRTGYDCGGLVRYSLEQGAGIDVDQGTNTIDRGGRLERVAPLVPGASVGNDNTQAGNILIFGGSQPWAANWDTTHTGIYIGNGFMINAPQSGDAVRVDAVKGHGDADILRIPGS, encoded by the coding sequence GTGACCACCTGCGACGGTGTTGAGCACTGGGACGCCGAAGGGCTCAAAAACGTCATCGGGACCATGGATGGTATTCACACGTCACACGTCAAGCTCGGCGACACCCTCGACGGCGTGCAGGCCAACCTCGAAAGCTGGGGCGGACTCACGGCTGAGGCATGGCGGGCATATCACGGCAAGATACGCGTCGACGTCGATGCACAAGGACACCAAGCCAAGGCTGTCGCAGACAAGCTGCGACCTTTGTACGACGAAGTTTTGGGCATCAAGAGCCGGTTCCGCTACCTCAAGGCGACGATCGAGAACAACGGTCACTTCGGCGACGACGGCCAGATGGTGCACTGGAAGCTCAACAATGACGGCTCCATCGACACCGGCGGTACCACCAAGAGCGCCGATGAGGCCTTCGCCAGGCAACAACTCGAAGATGAGATGAAAGAGCTGCTGCACAAGGCCGATGGCGTAGACCGAGAGATCGCCGACGCGCTCGCGGCCATCACCACCCCGGGCGGGGTGCCGGCGAACGGGCCGCACTTCGGGCAGCCCGCGCCGACACCTACTCAGGAGCCGAAGCCGGACGATCCGCGCAAGCCTGACCCGACGATCGCTGCGGGTGCACTCACGCCCGCCGATCAGCTTCCGTTGCCCGCCAAGGACGGAACCCTGCCGAGCCTCACGGAAGCGAACGCACGGCACACGGGGCCGGAAAACGGCAAAGACTTCCTGCACAACAATCCCCGGCCTTCGCCGCTCCTTGCAGGGCTGTCGGCGAACGAATGGCGGCAACGGCTGGCCAACTTCAAACCAGGCGATCCGCTGCCCGATCCGCGAACTCCCACGGGCGACAAGAACATTGACACCATTGCACACGCTGCCGGGCAACAGAACACGACCTACGCATGGGGTGGCAACCGGGACAAAGACGGCCCATCTGTCGGCACACTGCACGGCGACCCTCCACCGGGCACTCCCGGTGAGGACCCTCTCGGCGGCGGTGCCCACAAGTACCAGGACAACCTGCGAACCGGCTACGACTGCGGCGGCCTGGTCCGCTACTCGCTGGAGCAGGGTGCAGGCATAGACGTTGACCAGGGCACCAACACCATTGACCGGGGTGGAAGGCTGGAGCGCGTGGCACCATTGGTCCCCGGCGCGAGTGTCGGCAACGACAACACCCAGGCTGGCAACATTCTGATATTCGGAGGCTCTCAGCCTTGGGCGGCCAACTGGGACACGACGCACACGGGCATCTACATCGGCAACGGGTTCATGATCAACGCGCCACAATCGGGCGACGCGGTACGGGTGGATGCTGTGAAGGGCCACGGTGACGCCGACATTCTGCGGATACCGGGATCATGA
- a CDS encoding acyltransferase family protein, with the protein MTLGQVFDPRQNALNAWRLGLATTVILWHSWPLTGHRLPFPAYEGLLAQVGVDGFFALSGFLITASWMRHPSPRDFFIARALRIFPGLWICLAITAFVIAPVSVAIQGGSAASLLGSSKPFEYFLNNAMLNVFYAGIDGTPRNIPWPGIWNGSIWTLIFEFVCYIAVAALGITGALKRQWVVPAAFVLFLCAAAYLSYPVFAMETIPQMVARFALMFAAGALLHQYRDALPARWSFVAICLGILALSGLTSNYRVIGALPLAYVVIVSGALIHDKRLNLGNDLSYGVYIYAFPIQQLLAVAGLAVLPPFLFFLVATALTLPLAALSWFVVEKHAMSLKARFRRAPVP; encoded by the coding sequence ATGACTCTCGGACAAGTATTCGATCCTCGACAGAACGCGCTGAACGCGTGGCGGCTCGGGTTGGCGACGACCGTCATTTTGTGGCATTCCTGGCCACTCACCGGACACCGCCTGCCGTTCCCCGCATACGAAGGACTACTGGCACAAGTAGGTGTCGACGGCTTCTTCGCATTGTCAGGGTTTCTCATCACCGCAAGCTGGATGCGCCACCCCAGTCCGCGCGACTTCTTCATCGCCCGCGCTTTGCGCATCTTCCCCGGCTTATGGATATGCCTGGCGATCACGGCGTTCGTCATCGCCCCCGTCAGCGTCGCCATCCAAGGCGGCTCGGCAGCGAGCTTATTGGGCTCTTCCAAACCGTTCGAGTACTTCCTCAACAACGCCATGCTCAACGTGTTCTACGCCGGTATCGACGGAACACCGCGCAACATTCCGTGGCCTGGCATCTGGAACGGGTCGATCTGGACGCTCATCTTCGAATTCGTCTGCTACATCGCGGTGGCGGCTCTGGGAATAACGGGAGCACTGAAGCGGCAATGGGTTGTTCCCGCCGCTTTCGTGTTATTCCTCTGTGCCGCAGCATATCTGTCGTATCCGGTCTTCGCGATGGAGACCATTCCGCAGATGGTGGCGCGGTTTGCGCTGATGTTCGCGGCCGGGGCGCTGCTACACCAGTATCGAGACGCCCTGCCCGCACGATGGTCCTTTGTCGCGATATGCCTTGGCATTCTTGCGCTCTCGGGACTGACCTCCAACTATCGAGTAATCGGCGCCCTGCCATTGGCGTATGTGGTCATCGTGTCCGGTGCCCTCATCCATGACAAAAGACTCAACCTAGGCAACGACTTGTCGTATGGCGTCTACATCTACGCATTCCCCATCCAGCAGCTGCTGGCCGTCGCAGGACTCGCCGTCCTGCCACCATTCCTGTTCTTCCTGGTTGCGACTGCACTCACCCTGCCACTGGCGGCACTGAGCTGGTTCGTGGTGGAAAAACATGCGATGTCGCTCAAAGCTCGATTCCGGCGTGCACCCGTGCCTTGA